GCAATCTGAATCTGATCAGGCGTTTCTAGCTGCGCCGAAATCCCCATACTCTCTAATAGCTTAGTCCAGTCGTCAACTTTCCCTTGATCGGGAGCGATTTGACGCAAATAGATGGTCGGAATAGATAGAGACTGTAGATGCGAAGCGATCGCTTTGTTTGCCAAGATCATTATTTCCGTAACATTTCCAGAGATCTGCAAAGTTAAAGGAACCACTGTCAAGCCACGTACACCCTCATCCGCTTCTTGAGAAGGAATCTGTGGTAATACCAGTCTAATTGCATTAGAGCGCTCTTGGAGAAAAGCACCCACCTTAGCAATTAGATGTACCAGCTCTTCCACTTCCGTATCAATTTCTTGGCTAGGCGCATCCTCATCGACTGCCACCTTCCCATCAAGAATTTGTTGCGCTCTCTGATAACTCAAGTTAGCCCGAACTAATATTGCCGAAGGCTGAATCTCAAACGAAAGCATATTCCCTTCGTGATCCAATTTAATCAACACTGACATCGTTAGATATTCAGGCTGGTTAAATACATTCATCTCAGGTAACATCGGCAAAATCGTATCACCTAAGAAAAATGAACGCAGACGCTTTTGGGCTTCTAAGTCCAAAGGCGAACCCGCCGTCACATAGGTTGCCACATCGGGAATATGCACACCCAATTCCCATCCACCCTCTATCTCTGCAAGCGAAATCGCGGCGGCATTACCAATTCTGACTGTCAGAGTCTTACGTAAATCGAGACGATGCTTGAGATCAGCTTTCCTTACGCCTCTCGGCAAACTTGCGGCCGCCGTAAGAGCCTTGGCGCTAAATCTTCTGGGCAAATTATGTTTGCAACATACCAGATCAATATCATTCGTGGACTCAGCATCATCGCCCAAAACCTGCAAAACCCGTCCCAATGGCAAATGATTGCCTAGTGAAAATCTCACCATTTCTAAATGTACAAGCTTGCCAACAGCCACATCCAAATCAGGCGTTTCTTCATCTGGCACTAGCTCGACTTCAAACAGTAAGCGATCATCTAGGGGCACAGCCCGATAACTATCGTCAGTTAATTTTACGGTCGAAAGCAAGGTCGGATTTGATCGCTCAAGGATCAAGCGTACTTCGCCTTCAGGCGATCGCCGTCGCACACCATCTTTAGTTACCCGCACTAGCACGCGATCGCCATTCCAAGCATTGCTAAGACGACTCTCTCGCACATATATATCTTCAGCACCCTCGACATCTTGGATCGCAAAGCAAAAACCTTTGCTTGAACATCTCAAGCGACCTTCTACCAATCCTTCTTCTTGGATGCGGCGATATCGACCCTTGTCTTTTTCGAGAATGCCAATTTTTTCGAGTGCATCAAGGGCAACTTGGAGCCGACGAACACTTTTGTTGTCATCACCGATCCCAAGTTTTTTTTCGATCGCCTTGGGCGTAACTAGCTTGTCATCAGAGAAATTGTCTAACAGTTGATTAATCGAGAATTCCATGAGGCGAAGGTCGAGAGATTGTTTAAGGTGAGCAAATTAGAGCAAACGAGGGGGTAACAAAATAGTAACCTACGAACACAAACTACAAGCGGATATCAACATCGCAAATCAGCGAAAATCAAGCTTTCGGCGATTAGAACAGACAGACAACGTCAAGAGATTCGACTTATCAAAACGAAACTGTGGAAGTTAATCTATCTTCTTAGAGACGATATTGATAGCTCTGCGATATGATTACAGAGTGAATACAGGATAGTGAAAATATGGATCGAAACGCATATTTCTGTTTATCCCGAAGTGCATTCCCCAAGAAATCTTAGATTATCTACGATTATCTCTGTAGGGAGTTTAGCTCTAGCTTTTTGCCATGCTTGTAGGGCTTAGGTAACTTACGAATTTGCAAAGTTAGCTTCTATAGTTTTCCCCTGCCAATCTTATTTTAGCCCAATTGCTCCAGCAAATATTTTGGATATTAATTTTATTCGGTTTAAAGATTCTGCGATCGCTGTGATCGCTAAATATTAACTAGAGCATTTCACCAATAGATTGTAGGTGGAGATTGTAGGTGGCGCAAAGATCCCCCAATAGTCTTTTAAGTTTAATGCCATGCAATCTATGACGTATTGAAATATCGTTTTAGCTACAAAGCATAGCAGATGTGTTCAGCAACACTTCACTTTTGACTGCTATTGTTGCTAAATTTGTTTTTGACAGATTTTTTACTGTTATGTTGTGAGGGAAAGTAATTCATATGTCTAAGTTTTCTAAGAAAAATTGCAGCTTAGTAATTTCAGCGGCAGTAGCTGCATCTGCTCTTATTGCTGGTGCTGCCAATGCTCAAGCTTCTAAAGAATCTGAAGTTGTTCGCTCCGTAGGTGCTGACACCCTTGTCGAACAAGTTCAGCTTCGTCCTAGTGCTGTTGCTCAAAATGTAACTTCAGTATCTCAACTAAGCGATGTTCGCCCCACTGACTGGGCTTTCACCGCATTGCAATCCTTGGTAGAGCGTTACGGTTGTATCGCTGGCTATCCTGACCGTACCTTCCGTGGCAAACAAGCAACCAGCCGTTACGAATTTGCCGCTGGTTTGAATGCTTGCTTGGACAAGATCAACGAAATCATCTCCGCAGGTTTGGCTGATAAGGTAAGCAAAGAAGACCTAGCTACTTTGCAAAAGCTTCAAGAAGAGTTTGCTGCTGAACTCGCAACTCTTCGTGGTCGTGTCGATGCTCTTGATGCTAAAGTCGCTAAGCTCGAAGCTCAACAATTCTCCACCACCACCAAGCTACGTGGCGAAGCTGTTTTCGGTCTTGTTGGTGGTTCTGATGGCGTTACCACAGCTACTAATCCTTCTAGCACTAATGTAGTTTTTAACTACCGTGCCCGTCTCAACTTCGACACCAGCTTCACTGGTAAGGATTTGTTGAGAACACGTCTACAAGCAAGCAACACTGCTAATTTCACCAACTTAGCAAATAGCAATAGTACCCGTTTAGCCTATGACGGTTTTGCTACTTCAGCTAATAGCTTTGAGCTTAACCGCTTGTATTACCGTTTTCCGATTGGTGGAAACGTTATTGCATATGTTGCACCTATCGGCGCTGTGCACGATATTCTTGATCCTTTGACCCCACTTCCAAATTCTGGCGATCAGTGGCTTAGCCGATTTAGTCGTTTCAACCCCTTGCTGCGTATTGCTTCTGGTGGTAACCCAGCAGTTGCAGGTTTTGACTTGAAATTTACAGATCAAGTAAGTTTCCAAGCAGCTTACAGTGCATCAAACGCTGCTGATCCTGTTGGACAAGGTGGTATAGCTGGTGGTAACACCAAGATTGCTGC
This window of the Pseudanabaena sp. BC1403 genome carries:
- a CDS encoding ribonuclease R family protein; this encodes MEFSINQLLDNFSDDKLVTPKAIEKKLGIGDDNKSVRRLQVALDALEKIGILEKDKGRYRRIQEEGLVEGRLRCSSKGFCFAIQDVEGAEDIYVRESRLSNAWNGDRVLVRVTKDGVRRRSPEGEVRLILERSNPTLLSTVKLTDDSYRAVPLDDRLLFEVELVPDEETPDLDVAVGKLVHLEMVRFSLGNHLPLGRVLQVLGDDAESTNDIDLVCCKHNLPRRFSAKALTAAASLPRGVRKADLKHRLDLRKTLTVRIGNAAAISLAEIEGGWELGVHIPDVATYVTAGSPLDLEAQKRLRSFFLGDTILPMLPEMNVFNQPEYLTMSVLIKLDHEGNMLSFEIQPSAILVRANLSYQRAQQILDGKVAVDEDAPSQEIDTEVEELVHLIAKVGAFLQERSNAIRLVLPQIPSQEADEGVRGLTVVPLTLQISGNVTEIMILANKAIASHLQSLSIPTIYLRQIAPDQGKVDDWTKLLESMGISAQLETPDQIQIADLHRILGQVSQLEQDATRDILKYLLMSMFKTSEYVLAPSLHFGLGLIDLPYVHGVFPQNHYADLLIQRILHTVFEEGRDRRSIRIKDGVNLRSSSAHGQVNWSVLPPETERQLIEDLEVVVPKLNQADALYHRSISDLDGLRKAEFMRSHTGGNFYGIITSVQSYGFFVEIESLLVEGLVHVSSLKDDWYEFPLINGKGRARASTLLVGRRSGRQYCLGDRVEVQVKGVDYYRQQIDLVAVVNTEGDRDLSNTSESNLELESNSEEFPEEIDVENLE
- a CDS encoding iron uptake porin; translation: MSKFSKKNCSLVISAAVAASALIAGAANAQASKESEVVRSVGADTLVEQVQLRPSAVAQNVTSVSQLSDVRPTDWAFTALQSLVERYGCIAGYPDRTFRGKQATSRYEFAAGLNACLDKINEIISAGLADKVSKEDLATLQKLQEEFAAELATLRGRVDALDAKVAKLEAQQFSTTTKLRGEAVFGLVGGSDGVTTATNPSSTNVVFNYRARLNFDTSFTGKDLLRTRLQASNTANFTNLANSNSTRLAYDGFATSANSFELNRLYYRFPIGGNVIAYVAPIGAVHDILDPLTPLPNSGDQWLSRFSRFNPLLRIASGGNPAVAGFDLKFTDQVSFQAAYSASNAADPVGQGGIAGGNTKIAAQFVFKPAESLKLGVGYARAYTVGNSLGSGLNVDSLGGVTAPGVSGINSDTVVGSLIWDITKKFTFNTWGSYTFANSTGVTTAGTTFTSWMAALSAKDLFTEGDLAALSFGQPLLRTSVTGSAQGSTDTPYHLEAFYRFRVSKNISITPGVFFVFNQNSASANGTATVGVIRTTFSF